In Methanococcus voltae PS, the genomic stretch AGTATTATATTATATTCTAATTGTTCAAAAAGTACTTTTAATTCACTATCCCCAAGTTCTTCAGTTTGTTCTTTGTCTTTTATATTTGCGTCATTGTAGAAATTCGAATAAGCATTTATTTCCTGACAATTTAATTCGTTTAATAAATACGTTCTAAATTCTTCCCCATATTTTTCATTAAAGTAATTAATATAATGTTCATATTGACCTAACGTTAATAAACGGTTCATTTTAGCGTGTATTAACCAGGAATAGACCGAACCGTCATATATATAATAATCAAATGGTTCTGAACAATTATTTGTTAATATACACAATGCAAGTTTGAGTTCCATAGTTGCCATGTAGTGCTCTAATCTACTTCGTTTACTATATTGATAAGGCAAAATTACGCCTGAATCCCACGCATTTAATAAATGAGTTACTTTTTCCCCTACTTTATGACCATAAGCTTCAGCACCTACCACATAAAGGCTAAAATCAAGGAAACTTCGTTGGTTAAAACTTCCATCTATTGCAAAGAAATTATAGTCTTTTGATAAGGAATTTGAATTATTTTGATTTTTTTGATTGTTTTCATTATTTTCATTATTTTCTTTGAAATCTTTGTTAATCCAATAATTTTTGCAATCTATCTTTTCGTGCTTAAATTGTTCAATTGAATTTTTTATACCTTCTTTATTGCGCTTAAGTTTTGAATAATCCATGTTACCGCCCACGTTACTTTATATAATTTTAATACATTGTACCTTATATTGCGTATTTAAAAATATCTTAGTTATTATAGTTATATCTTTTTAATTAATTAAATTTAAATACTGCTAAAATATAATGAATATGGTAAAAATAACAAAAATAAATTATAAATAAATTATAAATAAATTCCAATACAAAATAGCATTAAAATAGCATAAATAAATTAGATATTAATTATTATTTCATATCATAATCAAAATTAATCAAATTAACTTAAATTTTAGTGAATATTAATGGTGAAATTATGAAATTTGAATTAAACGGGATAATTACATTCAGCAAGGATGTATCAGAAGAAACACAAACCGATATTATCGAAGTATTGAACGACAGAAGCATATTTTTAAAAGGAGTGCCTGAAGGTAAGGAAGACGAAGCTTCTAAAATCATGAGTTACAAATTTGAAGGCAAAGAACTCAAATTACACATGATTTCTGGAACTTACACCAGAGCTCATGAAGGTATTGTCAGATTGAAAAAACCGATAATGGAAAAAGTTGGTAGAAAACACCAAATCGGAATCAGAGACATTTTAATTGAAAAATACGTTATCACAATACCTACTAACGAAGAATATATGGAAACTTTAAAGGATAAAAAGTTAAAAGTACCTGAATGTGACGTTGATTACGATAAACACGGTGTAAAAATCATATTTGCGGATATGGGAGATAGCGAATTAAAAAGGAATATAATCGATAGGGCTATCAAATTTGTAAGAAATGAATTAGAAAAATTAGATAAAAAAGGTTCTGACGACTTAACTTTTGAAGTTTGTAAAATTGCACCTTGTACAATCGTTTCAGAATACAAAACGACAAGAAACAACGTATTTGAGCAAGAACCTACAGAACTAGCAGAAGCTAAAGGCTGGGTTAGAAGATTTGTTGGTAGGGGACAATGGTTCTATACAGCACCTATGGCAAAATTATTCAGAGCATTTGAAAGCTTAATCGTTGAAGAATGTATTGAAAAAGTTGGCTTTGACGAATGTTTATTCCCTAAATTAATTCCTTTAGACGTTATGTACAAAATGAGGTACTTAGAAGGTTTACCTGAAGGTATGTACTACGTATCCCCTCCAAAAAGGGACCCTGAAATGTTTGAGGAATTTGTTAACGAAATGATGATTAAAAAAGAAATTCCTGTGGATACCTTAAAAGGATTGTTAAGAGACCCAGGATATGTTCTTGCACCTGCTCAGTGTGAGCCATTCTACAGCTTCTTTGACCATGAATTGGTAGATATTGAAAAACCGTTCAAATTCTTTGATAAAAGCGGTTGGACCTACAGATGGGAAGGCGGAGGAGCTAAAGGTCTTGATAGAGTAAATGAATTCTTAAGAGGCGAATGTGTATGGATGGGTAGTCCAGAGTTTGTTGAAAAAACTAGAGACGATACATTGCTTTATGCTGAAAAATTAGCTGAAAAATTAGATTTAGAATACTGGACCGAAGTAGGGGACGACCCATTCTACTTAGAAGGTAGAAAATCAGAAGATAGAGGAATTGAATTCCCTGACG encodes the following:
- the serS gene encoding serine--tRNA ligase, whose translation is MKFELNGIITFSKDVSEETQTDIIEVLNDRSIFLKGVPEGKEDEASKIMSYKFEGKELKLHMISGTYTRAHEGIVRLKKPIMEKVGRKHQIGIRDILIEKYVITIPTNEEYMETLKDKKLKVPECDVDYDKHGVKIIFADMGDSELKRNIIDRAIKFVRNELEKLDKKGSDDLTFEVCKIAPCTIVSEYKTTRNNVFEQEPTELAEAKGWVRRFVGRGQWFYTAPMAKLFRAFESLIVEECIEKVGFDECLFPKLIPLDVMYKMRYLEGLPEGMYYVSPPKRDPEMFEEFVNEMMIKKEIPVDTLKGLLRDPGYVLAPAQCEPFYSFFDHELVDIEKPFKFFDKSGWTYRWEGGGAKGLDRVNEFLRGECVWMGSPEFVEKTRDDTLLYAEKLAEKLDLEYWTEVGDDPFYLEGRKSEDRGIEFPDVPKYEMRLWMPHIKDERKGVAVTSANIHGTHFVEGFGIKDYKGRKVWTGCTGYGLTRWVMGFLSQYGLEFEDWPELIQKKIGKMPEAPSTTTWPIK
- a CDS encoding DNA double-strand break repair nuclease NurA — protein: MDYSKLKRNKEGIKNSIEQFKHEKIDCKNYWINKDFKENNENNENNQKNQNNSNSLSKDYNFFAIDGSFNQRSFLDFSLYVVGAEAYGHKVGEKVTHLLNAWDSGVILPYQYSKRSRLEHYMATMELKLALCILTNNCSEPFDYYIYDGSVYSWLIHAKMNRLLTLGQYEHYINYFNEKYGEEFRTYLLNELNCQEINAYSNFYNDANIKDKEQTEELGDSELKVLFEQLEYNIILSELLKHKDRIIGVSKTSKMNVYFKDSLRSDMAIFSRCEPGYSKPLNLAEEDLKSKSTIDELRKFDIHIDTLNYQFLKFKKGAMGITSFKKLDEEVFDALYKITDTNYPYILKKCHEKVKISEVEMDKYVKYLGIYEDTERGVYLD